A single region of the Sphingobium sp. TKS genome encodes:
- a CDS encoding DUF6118 family protein, with product MLQSSSDPWALAASMTPQSWQWPERVARRTMGEPTLWDAGIRLMRAGNPEGWRAIVDAADMRQANRDTIAACERAAEKAKEPVRCTIRIGR from the coding sequence ATGCTGCAATCCAGCTCCGATCCCTGGGCCTTGGCCGCGAGCATGACCCCGCAAAGCTGGCAATGGCCCGAACGGGTCGCGCGCCGCACGATGGGCGAGCCGACGCTGTGGGACGCCGGTATCCGCCTGATGCGCGCGGGGAACCCGGAAGGCTGGCGGGCCATCGTTGATGCCGCCGACATGCGGCAGGCGAACCGCGACACCATCGCCGCTTGCGAGAGGGCGGCGGAGAAAGCCAAGGAGCCGGTGCGATGCACGATCAGGATAGGGCGTTAG